The following proteins are encoded in a genomic region of Magnolia sinica isolate HGM2019 chromosome 1, MsV1, whole genome shotgun sequence:
- the LOC131250295 gene encoding protein CURLY FLAG LEAF 2, with protein sequence MAADVSSLVRILNGYKEEQHQQQMQGGGESTVLITRDLLGGCSVIGSKELDLDLQVPNGWEKRLDLKSGKIYLQRCDSPISPSDKRSTAGFQDLNYPPNLLEDTSLDLKLVPSIESQSVCTLDKVKSALERAQRESTKKRSVATYGSSERSSSRVHSSLSSPSSQSSMSIKGGDEEGETEGEKEMKSSPLVFAAGCPGCLLYVLISKANPRCPRCRTVVPVPVPVPKKLRIDLNVSM encoded by the exons ATGGCAGCCGACGTAAGTTCTCTCGTTCGCATCTTAAACGGATACAAAGAAGAGCAGCATCAACAGCAGATGCAAGGAGGAGGAGAATCAACGGTCCTAATTACTCGAGATTTGCTGGGTGGATGCTCCGTGATCGGATCTAAGGAATTGGATCTGGATTTGCAGGTTCCCAACGGTTGGGAGAAACGCCTTGATCTTAAG TCAGGAAAGATCTACTTGCAGCGGTGCGATTCTCCGATCTCACCGTCAGATAAAAGATCGACGGCTGGATTTCAAGATCTGAATTACCCCCCAAATCTTCTAGAAGACACCAGCTTAGATCTGAAGCTGGTCCCATCCATCGAATCCCAAAGCGTTTGTACCCTCGACAAGGTTAAATCCGCACTGGAGAGAGCCCAGCGGGAGTCCACCAAGAAACGTTCCGTCGCGACGTACGGTAGCAGCGAAAGATCATCGTCGAGAGTGCACTCGTCGTTATCATCTCCATCATCGCAATCGTCGATGTCTATCAAGGGAGGGGATGAAGAGGGAGAGACGGAAGGAGAGAAGGAGATGAAATCTTCCCCGTTGGTTTTCGCGGCTGGGTGTCCCGGTTGCCTTCTTTACGTTCTGATATCGAAGGCGAACCCGAGATGCCCGAGATGCAGAACGGTCGTGCCGGTACCGGTACCGGTACCGAAGAAACTGCGGATAGATTTGAACGTATCAatgtga